Proteins from one Bradyrhizobium amphicarpaeae genomic window:
- a CDS encoding AEC family transporter: MVDILNLALPYFGLIFVGFACGKVKSLPEAGLAWMNFFLLYVSLPALLFAIMSKTPFSELNNPPFLVATTLSTVAAFTLALVVGKVLGRLTLREATLAGLSGGYGNIGYMGPGLALAVLGSKASAPTALIFCCDSIFLFTIVPLLIELSDRDHPSIVHAFGVVLKQIVLNPLIMSACFGAAFASLHIEMPVALDRTITFLQNAAAPTALFVLGVTVALRPFDRVPWEVPGVIAIKLLFHPLAAFGLMLAFGPFAQPWAATAVLMASLPPALNVFVIARQNDAWIESASVAVLLGTFASVVTLTSVMWLLQSGRLVFP; the protein is encoded by the coding sequence ATGGTCGATATCCTCAATCTGGCGTTACCTTATTTCGGCTTGATCTTCGTCGGGTTCGCCTGCGGCAAGGTCAAGTCCCTGCCGGAAGCGGGCCTCGCCTGGATGAACTTCTTCCTGCTCTACGTGTCGCTGCCGGCGTTGCTGTTTGCGATCATGTCGAAGACGCCGTTTTCGGAATTGAACAACCCGCCGTTCCTGGTGGCGACCACGCTGTCGACGGTTGCGGCCTTCACCCTGGCGCTGGTGGTCGGCAAGGTTCTGGGACGGCTGACGCTGCGCGAGGCGACGCTTGCGGGCCTGTCCGGGGGCTACGGCAATATCGGCTATATGGGGCCGGGGCTGGCGCTTGCGGTGCTGGGATCGAAGGCGTCGGCGCCGACCGCGCTGATCTTCTGCTGCGACAGCATCTTCCTGTTCACGATCGTGCCGCTGTTGATCGAGCTGTCCGACCGCGATCATCCCTCCATCGTGCATGCCTTCGGCGTGGTGCTGAAGCAGATCGTGCTCAACCCGCTGATCATGTCGGCCTGCTTCGGCGCGGCCTTCGCATCGCTGCACATCGAGATGCCCGTCGCGCTCGATCGCACCATCACCTTCCTGCAGAACGCGGCGGCCCCGACGGCGCTGTTCGTGCTCGGCGTGACCGTGGCGTTGCGGCCGTTCGACCGTGTGCCATGGGAGGTGCCGGGCGTGATCGCGATCAAGCTGCTGTTCCATCCGCTCGCGGCATTCGGCCTGATGCTCGCGTTCGGGCCGTTCGCGCAACCTTGGGCCGCGACCGCCGTGCTGATGGCCTCGCTGCCGCCGGCGCTGAACGTGTTCGTGATCGCCCGGCAGAACGATGCCTGGATCGAGTCTGCTTCGGTGGCGGTGCTGCTCGGGACGTTCGCGTCGGTGGTCACGCTGACCAGCGTGATGTGGCTGCTTCAGAGCGGACGGCTGGTCTTTCCGTGA
- a CDS encoding invasion associated locus B family protein, which yields MNFRYLAASVRPRGRLLALLTATALAVPFAAEAQTPAPAPGAPKVAPKAAPKAAPKAPAAQAPAQQAPAAGAPAQQGAAQPADQQIQLIYAPWTKFCLKGQDANAKQVCFTGKDGRIESGQPVIAAVIIEPEGEPKKILRVTLPLGMQLVHGTRIIVDSNAPLQQPYVICFQNGCMSDYEATPELINSMKKGQNLVVQAINANGAPLTLPLPLAGEFQKAYDGPPTDPKVFEENQKKLQEELQKKAEELQKKQQQSGGAAPAGQK from the coding sequence ATGAATTTCCGTTACTTGGCCGCGTCCGTCCGGCCGCGTGGGCGACTTCTCGCCCTGTTGACGGCGACGGCGTTGGCCGTTCCGTTTGCCGCCGAGGCCCAGACCCCCGCGCCGGCCCCCGGTGCGCCCAAGGTGGCCCCGAAAGCGGCTCCCAAGGCTGCCCCCAAGGCGCCGGCCGCTCAGGCCCCCGCCCAGCAGGCTCCCGCGGCAGGCGCTCCGGCGCAGCAGGGCGCGGCCCAGCCGGCTGATCAGCAGATCCAGCTGATCTACGCCCCCTGGACCAAGTTCTGTCTCAAGGGCCAGGATGCCAACGCCAAGCAGGTCTGCTTCACCGGCAAGGACGGCCGCATCGAATCGGGCCAACCGGTCATCGCAGCCGTCATCATCGAGCCGGAAGGCGAGCCCAAGAAGATCCTGCGCGTGACGCTGCCGCTCGGCATGCAGCTCGTGCACGGCACCCGGATCATCGTGGACAGCAACGCGCCGCTGCAGCAACCCTATGTGATCTGCTTCCAGAACGGCTGCATGTCCGATTACGAGGCGACCCCCGAGCTCATCAACAGCATGAAGAAGGGCCAGAATCTGGTTGTCCAGGCGATCAACGCCAACGGCGCGCCGCTGACCCTGCCGCTGCCGCTCGCCGGCGAATTCCAGAAGGCCTATGACGGTCCGCCGACCGATCCGAAGGTGTTCGAGGAAAACCAGAAGAAGCTTCAGGAAGAGCTTCAGAAGAAGGCCGAAGAGCTGCAGAAGAAGCAGCAGCAAAGCGGTGGCGCCGCTCCGGCGGGGCAGAAGTAA
- a CDS encoding extracellular solute-binding protein: MFKFPRLFEGPGFRLCVLASVLAVALSAGGVRAEEAHAIAMHGKPAMPADFTHMPYANPDAPKGGRLTWGVLGTFDSLNPFIVRGLAVQQMRGYVVESLLARGNDEPFTLYGLLARSVETNDERSFVTFRLDPRARFSDGKPVTAEDVLFSWQLLRDHGRPNHRQYYAKVATAEAPDPLTVRFDLAGANDRELPLILGLMPILPKHAVDVATFEETTLTSPIGSGPYRVTAVKPGASVTLTRNPDYWGRDLPINRGLYNFDEIRLDYFREANGQFEAFKRGLYDFRVEHEPLRWHEGYDFPAAKSGEVIRDTVKPGLPQPSEFLVFNTRRPVFADIRVRQALTLLFDFELVNRNYFFGLYSRVAGYFAGSDLSAYGRPADARERELLKPFAAQIRPDIMDGSYRLPVTDGSGRDRTTLRAALKLLSEAGYDLDGTVLRNRATKAPFAFEILVTTRDQERIALAFQRDLKRAGIEPSVRTVDPVQFDQRRLAYEFDMIQNRWDQSLSPGNEQSFYWGSAAADNPGTRNYMGARDGAVDAMIAALLEAREHTEFVSSVRALDRALIAGFYTIPLFNVSEQWIARWNRIERPKATSLSGYLPETWWSKGQPQAHQAK; this comes from the coding sequence ATGTTCAAGTTCCCGCGCCTTTTCGAGGGCCCCGGTTTCCGCCTTTGCGTCCTTGCCTCTGTGCTCGCGGTTGCGCTGTCCGCCGGCGGCGTGCGGGCCGAGGAAGCCCATGCCATCGCCATGCACGGCAAGCCGGCCATGCCGGCCGATTTCACCCACATGCCCTATGCCAATCCCGATGCCCCCAAGGGCGGCCGCCTGACCTGGGGTGTTCTCGGCACCTTCGACAGCCTCAATCCCTTCATCGTGAGGGGATTGGCCGTGCAGCAGATGCGGGGCTACGTGGTCGAAAGCCTGCTCGCGCGCGGCAATGACGAGCCGTTCACGCTCTATGGCCTGCTCGCCAGGAGCGTCGAAACCAACGACGAGCGGAGCTTCGTCACGTTCCGCCTCGATCCGCGCGCCCGGTTCTCCGATGGCAAGCCGGTCACGGCCGAAGACGTGCTGTTCTCCTGGCAGCTGCTGCGCGATCACGGCCGCCCGAACCACCGGCAGTACTACGCCAAAGTTGCTACCGCCGAAGCCCCCGATCCCCTCACCGTCCGCTTCGACCTTGCAGGCGCCAACGACCGCGAGCTGCCGCTGATCCTCGGCCTGATGCCGATCCTGCCCAAGCACGCGGTCGACGTCGCGACCTTCGAGGAGACGACGCTGACGAGCCCGATCGGCTCCGGCCCCTATCGCGTCACGGCCGTGAAGCCCGGGGCCAGCGTCACGCTCACCCGCAATCCCGACTATTGGGGCCGCGACCTGCCCATCAACCGCGGGCTCTACAATTTCGACGAGATCCGGCTCGACTATTTTCGCGAAGCCAACGGCCAGTTCGAAGCCTTCAAGCGCGGCCTCTATGATTTCCGCGTCGAGCACGAGCCGCTGCGCTGGCACGAGGGCTACGATTTTCCGGCCGCCAAAAGCGGCGAGGTGATCCGCGATACCGTCAAGCCGGGCCTGCCGCAGCCATCCGAATTCCTGGTGTTCAACACCCGCCGTCCAGTATTCGCGGACATCCGCGTTCGCCAGGCGCTGACGCTGCTGTTCGATTTCGAGCTGGTCAACCGCAACTACTTCTTCGGGCTCTATTCGCGCGTGGCCGGCTATTTCGCCGGCTCCGACCTGTCGGCCTATGGCCGGCCTGCCGACGCGCGCGAGCGCGAGTTGCTGAAACCCTTCGCGGCGCAGATTCGGCCCGACATCATGGACGGAAGCTACCGCTTGCCGGTGACCGACGGCTCGGGACGCGATCGCACCACGCTGCGCGCGGCGCTGAAGCTGTTGTCGGAAGCCGGCTACGATCTCGACGGCACGGTGCTGCGCAACCGCGCGACCAAAGCGCCCTTCGCCTTCGAGATCCTGGTCACGACCCGCGACCAGGAGCGGATCGCGCTCGCGTTCCAGCGCGACCTCAAGCGCGCCGGCATCGAGCCGAGCGTGCGAACCGTCGATCCCGTGCAGTTCGACCAGCGCCGGCTCGCTTACGAATTCGACATGATCCAGAACCGCTGGGACCAGTCGCTGTCGCCCGGCAACGAACAATCTTTCTATTGGGGCAGCGCTGCCGCGGACAATCCGGGGACCCGCAACTACATGGGCGCCAGGGATGGCGCGGTCGATGCCATGATCGCCGCCCTGCTCGAGGCCCGTGAACATACGGAGTTCGTCTCGTCGGTGCGGGCGCTCGACCGCGCCCTGATCGCCGGCTTCTACACAATCCCCCTGTTTAACGTATCCGAGCAATGGATCGCGCGGTGGAATCGGATAGAACGGCCCAAGGCCACCTCGCTCTCGGGCTACTTGCCGGAGACCTGGTGGTCGAAAGGGCAGCCGCAAGCTCATCAAGCAAAGTGA
- a CDS encoding UbiH/UbiF family hydroxylase: MTDASTLHDAAVIGGGPAGLAAAIALAQAGAQTALVARRVPYADNRTTALLGASIDLLETLDVWSRCKNKAAALEVMRLVDDTGRLFRSPEVRFSCHEIALDAFGYNIDNRSLMLALEERAAELPNLVRFDDEAESVVIEADDVAVRTASARFLVARLVVGADGRHSLCREAAGIEVTRRELTQTALTFNVGHTRPHRNVSTEFHTPHGPCVFVPLPGDRSSVVWVSAPAEAERLRSLSDVELSAAIEKQSHSILGRMTVEPGRNLFPLAIERPRAFGRDRIALVGEAAHVVPPIGAQGLNLGLRDAADIARLAGEAIAAGQDPGADDVLKRYDRARRPDILSRTFAIDMANRSLLNDFLPLQPVRAVGMHLLGAIGPLRRFAMREGLTPTWRR; this comes from the coding sequence ATGACAGACGCATCGACACTCCATGACGCCGCCGTGATCGGCGGCGGACCGGCCGGACTTGCTGCGGCAATCGCGCTGGCGCAGGCGGGCGCCCAGACCGCTCTGGTGGCACGACGCGTGCCGTATGCCGACAACCGCACCACCGCGCTGTTGGGCGCCTCCATCGACCTGCTGGAGACGCTCGACGTCTGGTCTCGGTGCAAGAACAAGGCCGCCGCGCTGGAGGTCATGCGCCTGGTCGACGACACCGGCCGGCTGTTCCGCAGCCCCGAGGTTCGTTTCTCCTGTCACGAAATCGCGCTCGACGCCTTCGGCTACAACATCGACAACCGCTCGCTGATGCTGGCTCTGGAAGAGCGTGCGGCCGAATTGCCCAATCTGGTCCGCTTCGACGACGAGGCCGAAAGCGTCGTCATCGAAGCCGACGACGTTGCAGTCCGCACGGCCTCCGCGCGGTTTCTCGTCGCTCGCCTCGTGGTCGGCGCCGACGGCCGGCATTCGCTGTGCCGGGAAGCTGCCGGCATCGAAGTGACGCGGCGCGAGCTGACACAGACCGCACTGACCTTCAACGTCGGTCACACGCGGCCGCATCGCAATGTCTCGACCGAGTTCCACACGCCGCATGGTCCCTGCGTGTTCGTACCCCTGCCCGGCGACCGCTCCAGCGTCGTCTGGGTCTCGGCGCCTGCCGAGGCCGAGCGGCTGCGGAGCCTGAGCGACGTGGAGCTGTCCGCCGCGATCGAGAAGCAGTCGCATTCGATCCTGGGACGCATGACGGTCGAGCCCGGCCGCAACCTGTTCCCGCTGGCGATCGAACGCCCGAGAGCCTTCGGCCGCGACCGCATCGCGCTGGTCGGCGAAGCCGCCCATGTGGTTCCGCCGATCGGCGCCCAGGGCCTCAATCTCGGCCTGCGCGATGCCGCCGATATTGCGAGACTTGCGGGCGAAGCCATCGCTGCGGGACAGGATCCCGGTGCGGACGACGTACTCAAGCGCTACGACCGCGCGCGTCGCCCGGATATCCTGAGCCGCACGTTCGCAATCGACATGGCCAACCGCTCGCTGCTCAACGATTTCCTGCCGCTGCAGCCGGTCCGCGCCGTCGGCATGCACCTGCTCGGCGCCATCGGCCCGCTCCGCCGTTTTGCGATGCGCGAGGGCCTGACGCCAACCTGGCGGCGGTAA
- a CDS encoding TerC family protein, translating into MMHLLTSPEAWAALLTLTALEIVLGIDNVIFISVIVSRIPERQAHRARQIGLALALIFRIILLSLLVWLIGLTAPVFSFAGYGFSWRDLILIGGGLFLIAKATHEIHAEVEADDGEGDQKSGGNAFFWVIVQIIVIDIVFSLDSIITAIGMAEDIEIMVAAVVIACLIMYISSGPVARFVAEHPTTKMLALAFLVLIGVALVADGFQFHIPRGYIYFAIAFSAAVEFFNVLAKRNRRKTGKPPV; encoded by the coding sequence ATGATGCATCTGCTGACCAGCCCCGAAGCCTGGGCGGCGCTGCTGACACTGACCGCGCTCGAGATCGTGCTCGGCATCGACAACGTCATTTTCATCTCTGTGATCGTCTCGCGCATTCCCGAAAGGCAGGCGCATCGCGCCCGCCAGATCGGGCTCGCGCTGGCGCTGATCTTCCGCATCATCCTGCTCAGCCTGCTGGTCTGGCTGATCGGCCTGACCGCACCCGTGTTCTCGTTTGCCGGTTACGGCTTCTCCTGGCGCGACCTGATCCTGATCGGCGGCGGCCTGTTCCTGATCGCCAAGGCGACGCACGAGATCCACGCCGAGGTCGAGGCCGATGACGGCGAGGGTGATCAGAAATCGGGGGGCAACGCCTTCTTCTGGGTGATCGTCCAGATCATCGTCATCGACATCGTGTTCTCGCTGGATTCGATCATCACCGCGATCGGCATGGCTGAGGATATCGAGATCATGGTTGCGGCGGTCGTGATCGCCTGCCTGATCATGTACATTTCGTCCGGGCCGGTCGCGCGCTTCGTCGCGGAGCATCCGACCACGAAAATGCTGGCGCTGGCGTTCCTGGTGCTGATTGGCGTCGCGCTGGTTGCGGATGGTTTCCAATTCCACATTCCGCGCGGCTACATCTATTTTGCAATCGCGTTCTCGGCGGCGGTCGAATTCTTCAACGTGCTGGCCAAACGCAACCGCAGGAAGACCGGCAAGCCGCCGGTTTAG
- the pcsA gene encoding phosphatidylcholine synthase, with translation MAYVQTGPILIAEAMDTQQDSLKPKPAIRAAAFSVHIFTAFGAAIALLAMLEAVREHWAAMFQWLGVALIIDAIDGPIARRLDVKNVQPNWSGDVLDLVVDFVTYVFVPAYAIVASGLLLPVAAPLLGVAIIVTSALYFADLRMKADDNHFRGFPALWNAAAFYLFLLHWPPLWSTLLVAALVVLTFVPFHVLHPVRVVRLRWLTMSLIAVWALLGLYVLEMDFRVGAGVTVALCAIALWISFSDGLIRLVRSFA, from the coding sequence CTGGCTTATGTGCAAACCGGCCCCATTCTGATAGCAGAAGCCATGGATACCCAGCAGGATTCCCTGAAGCCGAAACCGGCGATCCGCGCCGCAGCCTTCTCGGTGCACATCTTCACCGCGTTCGGCGCGGCGATTGCGCTATTGGCGATGCTGGAGGCCGTGCGCGAGCACTGGGCGGCGATGTTTCAATGGCTGGGCGTGGCCCTGATCATCGACGCGATCGACGGGCCAATTGCGCGCCGGCTCGACGTCAAGAACGTGCAGCCGAACTGGTCGGGCGATGTGCTCGATCTCGTGGTCGACTTCGTCACCTATGTCTTCGTGCCGGCCTACGCGATCGTCGCCAGCGGCCTGCTGCTGCCGGTCGCGGCGCCTTTGCTCGGCGTCGCCATCATCGTCACCAGTGCACTATATTTCGCCGATCTGCGCATGAAGGCGGACGACAATCATTTCCGCGGCTTCCCGGCGCTGTGGAATGCGGCGGCGTTCTATCTGTTCCTGCTGCACTGGCCGCCGCTGTGGTCGACGCTGCTGGTGGCGGCGCTCGTCGTGCTGACCTTCGTGCCGTTCCACGTGCTGCATCCGGTCCGCGTCGTGCGGCTGCGCTGGCTGACGATGTCGCTGATCGCGGTCTGGGCGCTGCTCGGCCTCTACGTGCTGGAGATGGATTTCCGCGTCGGCGCCGGCGTCACCGTCGCGCTTTGTGCGATCGCGCTCTGGATCAGCTTCAGCGACGGCTTGATCCGGTTGGTGCGGTCGTTCGCATGA
- the hspQ gene encoding heat shock protein HspQ — protein MIKARTAKFQIGQVVRHRIFSFRGVIFDIDPEFNNTEEWWLSIPEEVRPHKDQPFYHLLAENAESEYVAYVSEQNLLPDESGEPVRHSQVAEIFIKDKAGGYRPRNPSLN, from the coding sequence ATGATTAAAGCGCGGACCGCCAAATTCCAGATCGGACAGGTCGTACGCCACCGGATCTTCTCGTTCCGGGGCGTGATCTTCGACATCGATCCGGAATTCAACAACACCGAGGAGTGGTGGCTGTCGATCCCCGAGGAGGTGCGGCCCCACAAGGACCAGCCGTTCTACCACCTGCTCGCAGAGAACGCGGAATCGGAGTACGTCGCCTATGTCTCCGAGCAGAACCTTCTGCCCGACGAGTCCGGCGAGCCGGTCCGGCATTCCCAGGTCGCCGAGATCTTCATCAAGGACAAGGCCGGCGGCTATCGCCCGCGTAACCCCTCGCTGAACTGA